CATACAAAACATGACTCGAAACCTATTCATTTAGAAGTGCTTATTCCACAAGATCTTAGGCCACATAAATCTCcttaaatgtttaatgttagataacaatttttataaaatattgttttattgttgtttactgttattttattaaataactgaaacttggattaaaccaaatgactacatcggtctaaatgagtctacaccatcaggatatatctataagcatgagcctcgtcagTCTGGCCATGCAGGTGGTGttgccactatctttagtgattacctttctgttacccagagaacacagtatagatttaattcttttgaagtgcctgtccttaatgttacactatcgcacatgcacacgaagaaatccctgatgtctcttgctctagcgaccgtgtacagacccccagtggtcactagcacattagacactgttgccccaaaccgattacagaaggttagagataaaacgcttgcaccgtggtataatagtcatactcacaccctcaagagagaaacccgtaacctcgagcgaaagtggagaaaaactaaattagaggtttttagaattgcatatAAGGACAGCATGTCCAGCtatatagacaggctctaaaagctgccagggctgagcacctaagcaaactcatagaaaataaccagaacaaccccaggttttatttaaaacagtggctattttaacaacaacaaaaaaaaaaacagaaatctgaacacactattccatcacagtttaGTAGTGAGGTTTTTATGACATTCTTtactaataatttaataaaatagatgacgctcaacatatgagagcaactagtgacccagtctcacttaaggctctatacacacaactacagtgctttacaagtacaggacaggaagagttagataaacttattactacagctaaatcaacaacttgttcactagaccccattccaactaaattactgaaagaagtgttacataaagctggtgaacctcttcttaatattattaactcctcgctatctttaggttacgtccctaagtctttcaagttggcagtcattaagccactcatcaaaaaacctaacttagatccaaatgaactatcaaattacagacctatttcacatcttccgattatgtctaaaatacttgaaaaggttgtgtccgttcaactgagctccttcttacaggagaacaatatcctcGAAGAgattcagtcaggtttcaggccccatcatagcaaagaaactgcacttgtgaaagtcacaaacaacttgttcttagctttggaCCAAGACAGTATGACACTATTaattctacttgaccttagtgctgcattcgacactatagaccacaacattcttctagatcgcttacaaaattacacaggtattcatggacaggttttaagttggtttagatcctacctgtctgaccgataccattttgttgaattaaatggtgaatcctccagtttattaccagttaatcatggggtccctcaaggatcagttctaggacctctgcttttctcaacatacatgcttccattagggaacatcattagaagacatgggattagtttccactgctatgtTGACGATacctcatcaaaaccagatgaaatagccaaagtgtccaaattaactcaatgccttagagagataaaagactggatgagctgcaactttctgttgttaaactctgataggacagaaatactacttataggtccaaaaaccagtacacagaaactctcacaatttaacttccatttagagggaagTTCTGtaactagtagctcgacagtgaaaaacctgggtgttatattagacagcaacctgtcttttgaaaatcatatagcccataccacaaaaacagccttcttccaccttagaaatattgccaagctgagaaacatcctgtctgtatctgatgctgagaagctagttcatgcatttacgacctctagactggacaaTTGTAATGCGTTACTAGGTGgctgtcctgcatctttaataaataggctacagttagtccaaaatgcagctgccagagttctcactaggacaagaaagtatgatcatgtaaccccaattttatcatctctacaccggctacctgttaagtgtagcgattttggctcacgaagcaaggtaaatatttatgagtaattataacgcattatagtgactctaaatattttaacctaagttgaaattaacggtaatggaattaacattACAcatatttggtctgttcgtccggcaaacaggccgtgtaacctttattaattctatgaaggcggtaccTTCCCGGCCAAGGaagattcacttcccttttttttataccgtaatttaaataaaattaacttaACAGAACATGTAGTTCAGActagatgttgcaggtaccttaattttgtaagcgatactcagagacaatcacttgtggcacaaaaatatggcatttaatgaatgagacaaacacaacataaaactaactacacaaacaaacaaaaaatagggaaaacaaagatgaaaataaaataacacaaaagcaattaaaattttgggaaagggaggaagagactggaaagaagaaatggcaagcttaaacttcaaaattaatcacaccctaactgggaaatcgtcaccggaatcttaaattcacctcaagacccaatacaaggttcatacttaaaatatgcatctaaattggttggtaaaggaaacggttacttgcattggcttactgcacaagagtccggatgcaacagagaaaactctgaagagtcagttagggtggggtcagacgttcttccaagttctcctgaagatcagaatagttgtcgttcttggaagtgaagcttgctggaactgctttgaaggaagatggagtcgtctccaagctgttccgaaactctgaccacggattagtggtgtttgtgacaatttaaagatcacgaactccacccatctttggggagatggccaatactacggcctgagatttcggtgggaaaaactccctttgtttcaggtgtctgtgggcttggtttagctataaaacttttagatgactttgaagttttatccaaggtgtattaagatggtatggcgcctttcgtgctcaaataaattacaccattgtttgagaaatgagtaaccaataattttgtggtcatttggatactaaacatgaaagggaatgacagtataaaggcagcggtacattacatacacagatcagtaatcaaagtgtaactgatgttaataccgtgttgtgttctgacacatgaataaaatacgcccctgtcaggaaagtaaggagcaaataaatttaagtcaggcaagccttaacagaagaaacacattacaacaaggttataagaataagaatcttagagtatcttatctaattgttttattagtaaaaggaatgtctcattgtgttgtgtgtgttctggttgagggcccctatgagttaaatcagagaagcggcatggggttatctggtctttgtgtaggtgCCAGTCATTCTGGaaccagttgtgtgtgtgtaaaactgggttgctcatggttctggtagttcccagaatatctaagtccgttttcttatttagctcccaaactttggaatagtcttcctgatagtgttcggggatcagacacactttcccagttcaaaagcagattaataactcatctctttagtcaggcacacacataacacatcccataaaattatgcaccattacattagacttgcacatttttatgaacagcagatatgttaatccctctacactgcttttctctttcacacccatcccgaggcatccagacattgtaccagctccatgcaatgaagattttggacttcCACttagatgaggctgactctatgagaatcctgagacatctacagatctaccagctccagttggactctatgataccaagaggagatctgaactccatgtgatctttacaccaattcaacaaaacatttgtttgactgtatatatgtaatcacaccctctagtgtcacccatatgaggatgggttcccctttgagtctagttcctctcaaggtttcttccttaccaatttaagggagtttttccttgccactgctgcctgagtcacctcagacttgctcattggggataaatacatatacgtacatacatacatacacactgtgaactatatatatatataccgtatatatcttgaattttttactatattaattctctatatttctttttatttttaccttttgttctatgtttatgttctgtaaagctgctttgagacaaagcccattgtaaaaagtgccatgcaaataaacttgaattgaattgaattaattattaatggTTTGAATTTGTTTGCCGACATTTGAGTGACGAATGGTgcctataaataaaatgtattattattattattattattattattgctgttagTCATGTTAGTAACGTAGAGTAACATATtccaaacaataaaacaattttgaATTGAAGGCATTTTTTCCTGCTTATGCTACTAAGAATTATTAGAACAATAGATGGCAATGCAGAATATACCACCCTGGCAACATCAAATCTAATTATCTGGACAATAAcgtttctctttatttcctgtcttttcattaaataaaacatataagcATAGCTTACATGCTTAGTATATCCCAGTcctttgaaaaaaatattttttaacatgtaaAACACAATTCTTTATTTATGATGTCACCAGATTAATATTGAGAAACTCATAATGATAAAAAACAAGTTAAAGTGATGGTAAGCCTCTTTATTTGGAAATGCCATAAAAGTGTGGTGCAGGTAAAAATAGGTAAATCAATTAACCAGTGAGTAAAGATTTGGATCTTAACTGAAGCAAAAAGAATactatttgttttcattctctAAATATGTCAAAATTGCATTATCAACTTTAAAGCAGTCTAGTTTAATGATAATATAAATGACACTTTACTGTATGTCCGAGGCCCTGATTACAATATTCTAATGATCAGATCATTTTCAGATTTCACATCACACACCCAGGAAGCACTTAATGATACTGACCATCATCTCACAACAGGCTACTTCATACTGTTTCTGTATTAGCTTTGTTCGCCACTCTACGAATGGGTTTGTCTCCCATTTTCGTAATTATTTCGTAATGATTGTGATGTAAAATCTGGTAATATATTTCAGCAAGTGGATTACCTTGTTGTAGGAAACATTATTAAGCCATTGAATCTTTTTgctaattaaagtttaaaaataaaaatatatatagctaTTCAATTATGAGTAGGAAGAAAAAATGGCTTTAACTACCAGCAACACAAAATACGCTTAATGTGACATGTCTCTACAATAACAAATTCTGCATTAAAAATGTTCCTCTCTCAGTGCAGTAGTAATATAATATCCATGTCATTACAGCTGCACAATGCCATACAGTCTCCTATTTAATCAGTAAATTGGAATCTAGTAAATTAATATTTTCGATGTTGGGGTTTTCCAACCATCAATTGTCATGAAAGACCATCACAAGTAGTCGCTGAAGATGGCTTTGAGAAACAAAAAATGCCATGTTAGAACAGCTAACCATCATGACTGATCACTGATCTGATCACTCTAAAGTTTATACCCAGGTGTAAACATAGTCTAATTATGAGATGCTGCCTATTCCTTAAATCCAATGTTAATTCAATGCAAATCCCAGTTAAATCAAACTGAATTTTAACAAAGTGCACTTGGAAAGTCAGGTGCTCTCCAGAAAGCCCAGTATTCCTGAATGTTTTGACGCTGGACATCAAATAATTTGTCGTCACTTCCACAGGCACCACACACCTTTTGTGCTATTTCATCATTCACACTCAGTACAAGCTGAAGCGAAAGACTCAAAGACACTCTCAAGCTATTCTTCTTTTCAATAACGAGTGTGTCTTCAGTCATCTCAATGGTCACGTCATTCTTCAGCTGCTGTGGCAAAGTGACAGCTTTTCCATtgatctgaaaaaaataatttttatatatttgtcagatttattaataataaatagaaaagaaattgCTGTTAAAcattatttgactttttttcctCTGGAGCTTATaattatctatatatttttttactttatccACCAGCTGTTTGTTTTAACTTATATTAATTTCTATAAttatatgaatacagaatatattatatatttttacaccTTGATTAATGAGTGCTATAAATGAAAGGCTTCATAAGTAAAGAATATAAGAGAATGTAATGATACATACCCAAGTGTCCTGCTTCCTGGTGACAGTAATGAAGACCTCTTCAAAGTAGACATAGACAGCCACAACACTGTTCTGATTGCTGTAAGATCCCAACTCAACCACCACCCGGAACCATTCAGCTTCAAGACCAGTGTCACATACTCTCACTAACTCGAAGGCTCCTACAGACATGACGCCCAACGTTTCTCCACTGAAAAGGTTAAAGGAGTCTGCCTCCAACAGGCACTGCCTTGGGTAGCAACCACGAAGGCCATTCTGAACTGTGCAGAGCTCACTACTTTTACAACtgatgctttctttttttaatttgccaGATGAAAGGCAGGTCACTTGTTCCTGACAGTTATCTGTGATGACGGTCTCACCAATCtacaaaagtaaaaatgtagTAAAGAACATCGGTTTGCATTGTACTTATAGTGCTGGATAATGTCAGAAatgttcattctctctctcttttttaatgcTACAAGTATAGAATTAGCTAAAAAGTTAATTATgtaatacaaatgtatttgttttctctGGGTCCTACCTTATAGGTGTGTCCATTCTCATAACAGCCACACTGATCTGCTGTAATGCAGCCAGTCCCATTGTTAAAGAATCCAGGTTTACACATACAGCCTTCAGCACAAGTCTGAATATTGCACTTCATTACATCAGAAAGGCCAGGACAAGGTGTGTCACATGCTTTCGCACAGATTTCATAGACAGTGTTTGCAGGACATGCTAAGGCTACAAAAATAATAGACACAAACTTAGAATCAATGGAATTGAAAAAACTTTTACAATTGCAAGTAGTGTAAATAGTAGTGTATTGATGCTCTTACGACAGAATGTTGATGTTCTCCAGTTGTTAACCTTCACTCCGAAGTTCTGACAGTCACTCATGTATGCAGCGACACTGTGGCACAGCATATGCTGATCTCCCTCACTCATGCAGACGTCATAAACACAATCTCTGAAGTAGGATTCAGGGTTAATTACACTGTGACAGGCAGCAAATGGCCCTGTAGGGTTGGTAATAATACTACAGTCCTTTTCAAATACAACTTTCTCTTTTTGAGGGCACTTTGGACAGAAATCTCCACTGCAGccatcatcacacacaacaccaggGACAGCCACTTTCCAAGCCGCTccaaatgtttttatatctgttttttcTACTGCTTTCCCATCTGGCAAAAGTAAGTCGTCGTTTTTATTACCATTAAAGTTTCCACACATGCCACAGGTCTTTCCTACGTACATGCCAGGGACTGTGATGTGAACGTTATAAACCATATCATATTGCACTCTTAGGCCAAAGTTTGTAAGAATTACATTATTATAGCCCTCCTGCTGGACGATCACTTCTCCTTCATTGATATTTACAGGGATGTTGGTTAAGACACCATTAACCTGAAAAAGAGGTGGAACAGTGAATTCTGCTCAATGAAAATTCAGTGacagtattattataatatctatctataagaaacaaacatgttatttcaagagtaaataataaaataataaatataataatatagcaTCAAATGTACAGTAGGTGGACATCTGACTGTCACACCCATGTGTGGTTCTTtctcaaactgttgccacacAGTTGCACAGAATCTAATGCTGTAGTATTAAAATTTCACTGGAATTAAACAAACCAAGTAATCAAACTTATTCCTACTTGACATTTaactataaatttaaataaatggctGTGCACATATTAGGCACTTATTTGTCCCATTGTCACAGCATAAGCAAACACTTCCTGGACAGTAGTGCCCAGCTCTCCTCATCAAACCTGCCATATTAAGTATTTTCCAAATAACAGCATAACCCAATGTGGATTGTTACTTAATAAACTAGCTGGCAATTTGTACTTTGGCTTTATATTcaacaaaattttaattaaagttgTACTAACCATGACCTGATGTAGCTGATTTCTTCGCAGAATTATAATCATGCTGTACACCTCCACAACAACCACCTTGGCCATCGAGACATTTGGAGTGACTTGGATTTCATCCCATTTCTCATTCTCTACTATAACAGCAAATGGAGTGAGATTTGTTCCCTCCAGATGGCAGCCCTTAGCGGCAGTGTACGTACAAGTGCCCTGGAAGTCGTAGGTGCCGTCATCAAACGTGTTGTAGTGAGGATCTCCATAGATGTTACAGGTGGCTTGTGGTACTTTATGGCAGCCTCGGGTTCCACTAACAACAGTGCATGCATTTCCAAGTGGACAGCTTTCGTTTTCACAAGTGACATGACCATTATTTGCATTGCACGTGCATTTTTTGGTGCAACTGCTATCAGCCCAGATGGATTCTCCAGCCTGTAGATAACGTTCCTCACCATCACTTTTGTACACACAGCCACAATGACTCTTAGGAACACACTTGTTTCCACTCCACAAGTATCCATCATCACAAGTGCAAGCCTCTACACAGTTTGCTTTACATGCAGCAGAAGGAGTGGGATTCTCACAGGTAGCAGGGCAAGCACATGACTCAAAGTGACTGTTTGGAGGGCAAGTAGGTGTAGCTTTATAGAAGGAGTAAAGAAAGAGGATGTGTATATTACAGGATGCATTTTACATAGTTAGCTAATATCTAAACATTCTGAATGATATCAATATTTTA
The Tachysurus fulvidraco isolate hzauxx_2018 chromosome 7, HZAU_PFXX_2.0, whole genome shotgun sequence DNA segment above includes these coding regions:
- the LOC113641228 gene encoding IgGFc-binding protein-like isoform X3, with the protein product MRAALCTIAFLLVFDFCVSSSVSCQGEDCELKDVQLDVKKAPPSPMGTCLIMGDPHYSTFDGSYYSFMGNCTYIVAKNCHIDDEHPQFQINTKNERSGNKQNTLVSVVTILVYGNTITFNRREVGLIMINASYWNLPVVLNNGRVKIKTNSLSVTMQTDFGLSVQYDWDQYMVVTVPESFKGRMCGMCGNFNGKKEDDLTTPSGSVAGSIPELGKSWRVSGLPGEAFCHDECPGQCQSCEGASWFTRMNAKMSCSIGTYLTKGPFHSCKSAIDPNVFYENCLFDYCTGKKISNFLCQTAEMYTDACRQAGIHVYDWRSFLKCPTPTCPPNSHFESCACPATCENPTPSAACKANCVEACTCDDGYLWSGNKCVPKSHCGCVYKSDGEERYLQAGESIWADSSCTKKCTCNANNGHVTCENESCPLGNACTVVSGTRGCHKVPQATCNIYGDPHYNTFDDGTYDFQGTCTYTAAKGCHLEGTNLTPFAVIVENEKWDEIQVTPNVSMAKVVVVEVYSMIIILRRNQLHQVMVNGVLTNIPVNINEGEVIVQQEGYNNVILTNFGLRVQYDMVYNVHITVPGMYVGKTCGMCGNFNGNKNDDLLLPDGKAVEKTDIKTFGAAWKVAVPGVVCDDGCSGDFCPKCPQKEKVVFEKDCSIITNPTGPFAACHSVINPESYFRDCVYDVCMSEGDQHMLCHSVAAYMSDCQNFGVKVNNWRTSTFCPLACPANTVYEICAKACDTPCPGLSDVMKCNIQTCAEGCMCKPGFFNNGTGCITADQCGCYENGHTYKIGETVITDNCQEQVTCLSSGKLKKESISCKSSELCTVQNGLRGCYPRQCLLEADSFNLFSGETLGVMSVGAFELVRVCDTGLEAEWFRVVVELGSYSNQNSVVAVYVYFEEVFITVTRKQDTWINGKAVTLPQQLKNDVTIEMTEDTLVIEKKNSLRVSLSLSLQLVLSVNDEIAQKVCGACGSDDKLFDVQRQNIQEYWAFWRAPDFPSALC
- the LOC113641228 gene encoding IgGFc-binding protein-like isoform X2; its protein translation is MDCCMNDKEVSMKVDTGLFFLDLIGSWYSDPKQYKAATPKLNRLQVESKSVFHQTEGKLITGLKMRAALCTIAFLLVFDFCVSSSVSCQGEDCELKDVQLDVKKAPPSPMGTCLIMGDPHYSTFDGSYYSFMGNCTYIVAKNCHIDDEHPQFQINTKNERSGNKQNTLVSVVTILVYGNTITFNRREVGLIMINASYWNLPVVLNNGRVKIKTNSLSVTMQTDFGLSVQYDWDQYMVVTVPESFKGRMCGMCGNFNGKKEDDLTTPSGSVAGSIPELGKSWRVSGLPGEAFCHDECPGQCQSCEGASWFTRMNAKMSCSIGTYLTKGPFHSCKSAIDPNVFYENCLFDYCTGKKISNFLCQTAEMYTDACRQAGIHVYDWRSFLKCPTPTCPPNSHFESCACPATCENPTPSAACKANCVEACTCDDGYLWSGNKCVPKSHCGCVYKSDGEERYLQAGESIWADSSCTKKCTCNANNGHVTCENESCPLGNACTVVSGTRGCHKVPQATCNIYGDPHYNTFDDGTYDFQGTCTYTAAKGCHLEGTNLTPFAVIVENEKWDEIQVTPNVSMAKVVVVEVYSMIIILRRNQLHQVMVNGVLTNIPVNINEGEVIVQQEGYNNVILTNFGLRVQYDMVYNVHITVPGMYVGKTCGMCGNFNGNKNDDLLLPDGKAVEKTDIKTFGAAWKVAVPGVVCDDGCSGDFCPKCPQKEKVVFEKDCSIITNPTGPFAACHSVINPESYFRDCVYDVCMSEGDQHMLCHSVAAYMSDCQNFGVKVNNWRTSTFCPLACPANTVYEICAKACDTPCPGLSDVMKCNIQTCAEGCMCKPGFFNNGTGCITADQCGCYENGHTYKIGETVITDNCQEQVTCLSSGKLKKESISCKSSELCTVQNGLRGCYPRQCLLEADSFNLFSGETLGVMSVGAFELVRVCDTGLEAEWFRVVVELGSYSNQNSVVAVYVYFEEVFITVTRKQDTWINGKAVTLPQQLKNDVTIEMTEDTLVIEKKNSLRVSLSLSLQLVLSVNDEIAQKVCGACGSDDKLFDVQRQNIQEYWAFWRAPDFPSALC
- the LOC113641228 gene encoding IgGFc-binding protein-like isoform X1, with translation MVDALICSYMDCCMNDKEVSMKVDTGLFFLDLIGSWYSDPKQYKAATPKLNRLQVESKSVFHQTEGKLITGLKMRAALCTIAFLLVFDFCVSSSVSCQGEDCELKDVQLDVKKAPPSPMGTCLIMGDPHYSTFDGSYYSFMGNCTYIVAKNCHIDDEHPQFQINTKNERSGNKQNTLVSVVTILVYGNTITFNRREVGLIMINASYWNLPVVLNNGRVKIKTNSLSVTMQTDFGLSVQYDWDQYMVVTVPESFKGRMCGMCGNFNGKKEDDLTTPSGSVAGSIPELGKSWRVSGLPGEAFCHDECPGQCQSCEGASWFTRMNAKMSCSIGTYLTKGPFHSCKSAIDPNVFYENCLFDYCTGKKISNFLCQTAEMYTDACRQAGIHVYDWRSFLKCPTPTCPPNSHFESCACPATCENPTPSAACKANCVEACTCDDGYLWSGNKCVPKSHCGCVYKSDGEERYLQAGESIWADSSCTKKCTCNANNGHVTCENESCPLGNACTVVSGTRGCHKVPQATCNIYGDPHYNTFDDGTYDFQGTCTYTAAKGCHLEGTNLTPFAVIVENEKWDEIQVTPNVSMAKVVVVEVYSMIIILRRNQLHQVMVNGVLTNIPVNINEGEVIVQQEGYNNVILTNFGLRVQYDMVYNVHITVPGMYVGKTCGMCGNFNGNKNDDLLLPDGKAVEKTDIKTFGAAWKVAVPGVVCDDGCSGDFCPKCPQKEKVVFEKDCSIITNPTGPFAACHSVINPESYFRDCVYDVCMSEGDQHMLCHSVAAYMSDCQNFGVKVNNWRTSTFCPLACPANTVYEICAKACDTPCPGLSDVMKCNIQTCAEGCMCKPGFFNNGTGCITADQCGCYENGHTYKIGETVITDNCQEQVTCLSSGKLKKESISCKSSELCTVQNGLRGCYPRQCLLEADSFNLFSGETLGVMSVGAFELVRVCDTGLEAEWFRVVVELGSYSNQNSVVAVYVYFEEVFITVTRKQDTWINGKAVTLPQQLKNDVTIEMTEDTLVIEKKNSLRVSLSLSLQLVLSVNDEIAQKVCGACGSDDKLFDVQRQNIQEYWAFWRAPDFPSALC